The DNA window ATTTCCAAGGACGCAAATCCCGCCTGGAGCAATGGATAGAGAAAGCACTCTGGCAGTCTCTTCTTCATCGGCTCCAATCTCTTCGATATGATCCGGATAAGCGTTCGTGATGACGGTAATGTCTGCTTCGACGATTCTCATGCTTGAAAGCTGCATCTCGGGCTTAATAGCCATGCATTCCACGACCAACGCGTTGCAGCCGTCCCTCTCCGACTTCTTCAAGGCGAGGAATTGCTCCTGTATGTTTGCAGGACCATGACGCACCACTTCGACATGTCTCCCGTCGGGGGTTATCCATAGAGGAACAGTCCCCGTCGTCTTGCCCAGCACGCTGAAGCCGTTTGCTTTGAGGGCCGCGTGAA is part of the Mesotoga infera genome and encodes:
- a CDS encoding poly-gamma-glutamate synthase PgsB codes for the protein MTNLLLALLALSVLLLFLVIENILSRKRRKRLKIAVQVNGTRGKSETVRLIHAALKANGFSVLGKTTGTVPLWITPDGRHVEVVRHGPANIQEQFLALKKSERDGCNALVVECMAIKPEMQLSSMRIVEADITVITNAYPDHIEEIGADEEETARVLSLSIAPGGICVLGN